Proteins encoded together in one Candidatus Auribacterota bacterium window:
- a CDS encoding ABC-F family ATP-binding cassette domain-containing protein gives MISIEKVHLSLGGRPILRGVDLTVKDGECLAVVGPNGCGKSTLLKAIAGIEHPDTGEIRMPKGTTLGYLPQETEMEAEHSLQEELLGAFVEVQAALKEMARLADEMGKTDPDSSAHARVMHRYAECAHLVEHEDGYALESKVASVAAGLGFSSEDLARSCRDFSGGWRMRILLAKLLLRKPDIILLDEPTNHLDLESTLWIEDWIGKCGRTVVLVSHETATMDRLAERIVCLENGRAEVYTGNYARYLVRSRQRREAQWEAYTRQRKEIEAMKAFISRFRANAARAALVQSRIRQLEKITRLEPPFHPTAIHFNFPPVPESYYDVLTLRNLGHSYGEKRVFSGIDLEIQRGEKIGLVGVNGAGKSTLLRILAGRETPREGECIVGRKVASVYFAQYDTDTLSSGTTLLDAIGEVAPTGEARRARDLLGAFLFSGDDVMKPLRALSGGERTRFRVARILFSPANLLLLDEPTNHLDITSRATVERALAAYTGTVVIVSHDRAFMDQVTNKIIEIDRGALCVYPGSYSEYLAYAQNLVSGAPRQEREPRAEKEPRTGDAPGEQRIVARDDAKTRERRIRAVKKKIGTLEDRIGLHEARLAALDARMAEPGVAASYPTLAPLAEERHALAREHQHMLEEWEALDRELEAPGGTA, from the coding sequence ATGATCAGCATCGAGAAAGTCCATCTCAGTCTCGGGGGGCGCCCCATTCTCCGGGGGGTCGACCTTACCGTCAAGGACGGCGAGTGCCTGGCGGTGGTGGGGCCGAACGGCTGCGGCAAATCCACCCTCCTCAAGGCGATCGCCGGCATCGAGCACCCCGACACCGGCGAGATCCGGATGCCGAAAGGGACGACGCTGGGCTACCTCCCCCAGGAAACGGAGATGGAGGCCGAGCACTCGCTCCAGGAGGAGCTGCTTGGTGCGTTCGTCGAGGTGCAGGCGGCCCTGAAGGAGATGGCGCGGCTCGCCGACGAGATGGGGAAGACCGACCCGGACTCCAGCGCGCACGCCCGCGTCATGCACCGCTACGCGGAGTGCGCCCACCTGGTCGAGCACGAGGACGGCTACGCGCTTGAGTCGAAGGTGGCGAGCGTCGCCGCGGGACTCGGCTTCTCTTCCGAAGACCTCGCTCGCTCCTGCCGCGACTTTTCCGGCGGGTGGCGGATGCGCATCCTCCTTGCGAAGCTCCTGCTCAGGAAACCCGACATCATCCTGCTCGACGAGCCGACGAACCACCTCGACCTCGAGTCGACCCTCTGGATCGAGGACTGGATCGGGAAGTGCGGGAGGACGGTGGTGCTGGTCTCCCACGAGACCGCCACCATGGACCGGCTCGCCGAACGGATCGTCTGCCTCGAGAACGGGAGGGCGGAGGTCTACACGGGGAACTACGCGCGGTACCTCGTCCGCAGCAGGCAGAGGCGCGAGGCGCAGTGGGAGGCGTACACGCGCCAGCGGAAAGAGATCGAGGCGATGAAGGCGTTCATCAGCAGGTTCCGCGCGAACGCGGCCCGCGCGGCGCTCGTGCAGAGCCGGATCAGGCAGCTCGAGAAGATCACGAGGCTGGAGCCGCCGTTCCACCCGACCGCGATCCATTTCAACTTCCCGCCGGTGCCGGAAAGCTACTATGACGTGCTCACCCTCCGGAATCTCGGCCATTCCTATGGGGAGAAGCGCGTCTTTTCGGGCATCGACCTCGAGATCCAGCGCGGGGAGAAGATCGGCCTGGTCGGTGTGAACGGGGCCGGGAAGTCCACCCTGCTGCGCATTCTCGCAGGCAGGGAAACGCCCCGCGAGGGGGAGTGCATTGTCGGGAGGAAGGTCGCGAGCGTCTATTTCGCGCAGTACGACACCGATACCCTCTCGTCGGGCACGACACTCCTCGACGCGATCGGCGAGGTCGCGCCGACGGGCGAGGCGAGGCGCGCCCGCGACCTTCTCGGCGCCTTCCTCTTCAGCGGCGACGATGTCATGAAGCCGCTGCGCGCGCTTTCGGGGGGGGAGAGGACGCGGTTCCGCGTCGCCCGGATCCTCTTCAGCCCCGCCAACCTCCTTCTGCTCGACGAGCCCACGAACCACCTCGACATCACCTCCCGCGCAACCGTCGAGAGGGCCCTCGCCGCCTACACCGGCACCGTGGTGATCGTGTCGCACGACCGCGCGTTCATGGACCAGGTGACCAACAAGATCATCGAGATAGACCGCGGGGCGCTCTGCGTGTACCCCGGGAGCTACAGCGAGTACCTGGCATACGCGCAGAACCTGGTCTCGGGAGCGCCGCGTCAGGAGCGGGAACCGCGCGCCGAGAAGGAGCCGCGCACTGGGGATGCGCCCGGGGAACAGCGCATCGTCGCGAGGGATGACGCAAAGACGCGCGAGCGCCGAATCCGCGCGGTCAAGAAGAAGATCGGCACCCTCGAGGACAGGATAGGGCTGCACGAGGCGCGCCTGGCCGCGCTGGACGCGCGGATGGCAGAGCCGGGGGTCGCCGCCTCCTACCCGACGCTCGCCCCGCTCGCCGAGGAGCGCCACGCCCTCGCGCGGGAGCACCAGCACATGCTCGAGGAGTGGGAGGCGCTCGACCGGGAGCTTGAGGCGCCGGGTGGCACCGCGTGA